CACGGAGCAAGGAATCAGCTGCGGGAGCTTTCGCCCCGAGCAGTccatgggtgctggagggagaagggctgccccgctccccgcgagATAGATCTGGGAGATGCTGCAGCTGCCACTGCCGTCTCTCAGCCTGTCcctccccactcctcctcctcctcttcctcccagtcctgcaggtcGGCTTCATCACCATCTTTGTGGCAGCCCGTCCCCTGGCACCACTCTTCGCCCTGCTCAACAACTGGGTGGAGATCCACCTGGGTGCCCGCAAGTTTGTCTGTGACTACCGTCGGCCCGTGGCTGAGCGGGCGCAGGGCATCGGCATCTGGCTCTCCATCCTGGAGGCCATCGCTCACCTGGCCGTCATCACCAATCTACACCGGGCAGGCAGGCGGGTGGTGAGGGGGCTGCAAGCGGTGTAGGggaattagggggaaaaaacttgtttggctgctgcagggtgctgagTGACGAGAggagctgcagtgcctggagtgGGTGCCCCTTTGCAGAAGTCACAGCTCCAGCCATGGGTGGTGGAAAGCCATCACCCTGTGGGGCATGCAGCTCTGCTTGGGTTTAACTGAGGGGGGAGAGCAGGACACAGCACCATAAGCAGCGAGCTGCTGTCTAAGACCAAGCGGCGTCTGTGTCTGGCTGAGGGCAAGGAGAGGTCGAAAGCCACCTCAGGAGCACAGGGTGCGGAGGAGGTcctgctggtggggctggggcgtCTCCTGGCTGCAGGACCTGCTGCagcacatctccctgctcctagGCCTTCCTCATTGCCTTCACCTCTGATTTCCTGCCCCGCGTGTACTACGAGTAACGTCCACGACAGCAGCCTGCGCGGCTATGTGAACTTCACCTTGGCATATGCACCATGGGCCTTCGTCCAGCAGAGCAACACCACGTGCAGGTGGGAGCCTCCCTCCCGCCTCGTCTGGCTCCTCTCCTTGTTTACTTAGGCTTGgatttgcttttctctgccaCCACCACAGCAAACGTTTTGTTTAGCACAGTGGCCTTTAGCCAGGTCCAGGTTGTCCACCCACTTTCCTGAAGTCCTCGGGGCCCTCATTCATCCCAGGCTGTGCCAAATGTGCCTGTGCATGGGGTGATGTGGAGGGTTGTTTGCCCGGCCTGACCCAGGGCTGGAGCAAAAGCTCTCCAGTCGTGGAGGGAGGTGCTTTTGCAAAGGAGAAGGTCTCCCAGGGCCGGGCTACCTGCAGCCGCTGGGGTCCCAGCTGAGACTGGCCAAaggctggttttgctgctgggagggagctgggagccgTGATTAGAGAGCTCCCGCAGCAACGCGCAATGGTGATGCCCGCCGTGAAGCGCACAGAGGCAGTAACAACTGGACTTTACTCCCACAGATACACAGCATTTAGGGACCGGGATGGCAACTTGACCTTGACTTACTGGCAGCTGCTGGCCATACGCTTGGGCTTCATCATCGTATTGGAGGTACCAGCTGCCGAGCCCTGCAGGGTGGCCCAGGGCATGGTGCTGGGGCGGAGGGTGAGGACCTGCCACCTTGGCCAACCTGCATGTCCCCGCTCACTTCCAGCACGTGGTTTTCCTTATCGGACATGTGATTGCATGGCTGGTACCTGACATTCCCGAGTCCGTGGAGGTCAAGGTGAAGTGTGAACGGTACCTGGCCAAGGAGGCCCTGGCTGAGAACAAGGTGGGCTGTggctcctccgcctcctcctttAAAGCCTTTTTTGCTTTAAACTTGCGCAGAGGCACAGGCAAGCGAGAAGGCAGCCCTGTAAGGAGTTGCAGCAGCTCCTACTAGTGCAAACGGCAGCTCCCTTCTGTGGTTCAGGTCCTTCTGGAGAGACGGGAGACAAGAAGCAAGGCCAGCGTCACGGATCCGGCCGCGGGTAGGGTCTGGGAAACGGAGCAGTTTGCCAGCAGCTGAGTGCCGCAGCGTGCCCTGAGGCCCATGGCTCCGTGCTGGGACTGAAGGGCTGCCGACCAGCTCCTCCTCGGGCCAGCCTGGAGCCGCAGGGCAGCAGGcgtgccctccccgcccggctggCACACGGGCATTTGGGGACGGCTATTGCTAAAGGCGGGGAGGCACGCAGCTGGCTCTGGGTGTT
The sequence above is a segment of the Calonectris borealis chromosome 9, bCalBor7.hap1.2, whole genome shotgun sequence genome. Coding sequences within it:
- the ANO7 gene encoding LOW QUALITY PROTEIN: anoctamin-7 (The sequence of the model RefSeq protein was modified relative to this genomic sequence to represent the inferred CDS: inserted 2 bases in 1 codon; substituted 1 base at 1 genomic stop codon) codes for the protein MSPCFPLAEVHRTQTKYEDAFTFKVFVFQFVTFYSSPVYIAVFKGRVVGYPGNYPSFLGVRNEECSPGGCFIELAQELLVITVGKQIINNVQEAAIPXLKCWWHEHKLLSTKKAGEEGESVLVEQAPWVMDHQLLVFQGLFDEYLEMVLQVGFITIFVAARPLAPLFALLNNWVEIHLGARKFVCDYRRPVAERAQGIGIWLSILEAIAHLAVITNLHRAGRRAFLIAFTSDFLPRVYYXSNVHDSSLRGYVNFTLAYAPWAFVQQSNTTCRYTAFRDRDGNLTLTYWQLLAIRLGFIIVLEHVVFLIGHVIAWLVPDIPESVEVKVKCERYLAKEALAENKVGCGSSASSFKAFFALNLRRGTGKREGSPVRSCSSSY